A single window of Rhipicephalus microplus isolate Deutch F79 chromosome 5, USDA_Rmic, whole genome shotgun sequence DNA harbors:
- the LOC142818031 gene encoding uncharacterized protein LOC142818031, with protein sequence MSKRRTDSHCFAPGCRSGYPGAPKASLFAAPREDDLRRKWERNFRRDDKPLTETSAVCEHYFEPRYILREYVHVINGCEVRTPRGKPSLVPDAVPTLLPGCPAYLSVAAPKQRPERRKAAKPPEGASRKRRRPDAPDEVCDGGEMEGMDFNAATSARLSIEAIRTLEVPANYWCRIEAVGHCDLIFVTTVISKRTKLDIFHEKAVCFMSTEGKIVAQVFYQGVLCQEKPVQSLAEATSVLEEARESPVCKGAMCKQEFKPLSSRLTAHHRAEANTAGRSVISVRCFGKVSSEGSSMTLCK encoded by the exons ATGTCGAAGCGGAGGACGGATTCACACTGTTTTGCTCCGGGTTGCCGAAGCGGCTACCCGGGTGCCCCGAAGGCATCGTTGTTTGCAGCTCCTAGAGAAGACGATCTCCGCAGAAAGTGGGAGCGTAACTTCCGGAGGGATGACAAGCCTCTGACCGAAACATCAGCGGTGTGCGAACATTACTTCGAGCCAAGATATATTCTGCGCGAATATGTGCACGTAATAAATGGCTGTGAAGTGCGCACTCCCCGAGGAAAACCGTCATTGGTGCCTGATGCCGTGCCAACGCTTTTGCCAGGTTGTCCAGCGTACCTTTCCGTCGCTGCGCCCAAGCAAAGACCCGAGAGAAGGAAAGCAGCCAAACCTCCTGAAGGCGCAAGCAGAAAACGGCGCAGGCCTGATGCACCTGACGAAGTGTGCGACGGCGGTGAAATGGAAGGCATGGACTTTAATGCTGCCACTAGTGCGCGACTTTCAATTGAAGCTATTCGCACACTTGAAGTTCCTGCAAACTACTGGTGTCGTATAGAAGCAGTTGGCCACTGCGATCTAATATTTGTGACGACAGTGATAAGCAAGCGTACAAAACTGGATATTTTTCATGAAAAAGCTGTGTGCTTTATGTCCACAGAAGGAAAAATTGTAGCCCAAGTCTTCTATCAAGGTGTTTTGTGTCAAGAGAAACCAGTGCAATCCCTTGCTGAGGCCACATCCGTATTGGAAGAAGCTCGAGAAAGCCCTGTCTGCAAGGGAGCAATGTGTAAACAAGAATTCAAGCCGCTTTCCTCTCGGCTGACCGCACATCATCGAGCTGAAGCAAACACTGCTGGACGATCCGTGATCAGCGTACGCTGCTTCGGAAAAGTTTCTTCTGAAG GATCATCCATGACCTTGTGCAAATGA